The Mycobacterium riyadhense sequence GCTCGGTCTGGGCGCCTCCGGCCCGCAAGTCATTGAGGGCTTCCACGGTGTGCCCTATGACGCGCCGATCGCCCGCACCCGCGAAGTCATCGAGATTTGCCGTCAGGTGTGGCGCCGCGAGAACGTGCAATACCGGGGCAGGCATTACACGATTCCGCTGCCCGCCGACCAGGGCACCGGCCTGGGCAAACCGCTCAAGATCATCAATCGCCCTGTCCGGGAACGCATCCCGATACTCGTTGCCGCGCTCGGTCCCAAGAACGTCGAGCTGGCCGCTGAGATCGCCGAGGGTTGGCAACCGATGTTCTTTCTGCCGGAAAAGGCGCAGCAGGTGTGGGGCCAGGCGTTGGCCGCAGGCGGGGCCAAACGCGACCCTGCGCTGGGGGAGCTCGACGTGTTTGCCGGACCGGTGCTGGCGATCGGCGAAAACGTCGAGCCGCTACGCGAATTCGTCAAACCACACCTGGCGCTCTATATCGGCGGTATGGGAGCCAAGGGTAAGAACTTCTACCACGCTCTGGCCACCAAGTATGGCTACGGCCCGGAAGCCGACCGGATCCAAGAGCTTTACCTGGCGGGCGATAAGGACGGCGCCGCCAAGGTCGTGCCCGACGAACTCGCGCGAGACGTCAACCTGATCGGCGCGCCGGGGTTCGTCAAGGAACGGGTGGCGGCGTTCCGTGAGGCCGGGGCGACCACGCTGAACGTGGCGCCCATCGCGGCAACACCCGCCGAGCGGGTCAAGCTGATCGGGATGCTGCGCGAACTGATCGACTAAAACGACTGCGAGGCCGCCGCCAGGGCCGTGTTAAACGTCTTGCTAGGCCGCATCACCGCCGCGGTCTTGTCAGGGTCCGGTGCGTAGTAACCGCCGATGTCCACCTTTTCGCCCTGCGCCTCATTGAGTTCGGCCACGATGACCTCTTCGTTCTTGGTCAACTCATCGGCCAGTGCGGTGAAGTGCTTCTGCAGCTCCTCGTCCTCGGTCTGCGCCGCGAGTTCTTGCGCCCAGTACATGGCGAGATAGAACTGGCTTCCCCGGTTATCCAGCTCACCGGTCTTGCGCGACGGGCTCTTGTTGTTGTCCAGCAGCTTGCCGGTTGCGGCGTCTAGCGTCTTGGCCAGGATCTTGGCCCGCTTGTTGTCGGCTTTGATGCCCATGTCTTCCAGGCTGGCGCCCAGAGCGAGGAACTCACCAAGTGAATCCCAGCGCAGATGGTTTTCCTCCACCAGTTGCTTGACGTGCTTGGGCGCCGAACCGCCCGCCCCCGTTTCGTACATGCCCCCACCGGCCATCAGCGGCACGATGGACAGCATCTTGGCGCTGGTGCCCAGCTCCAGAATGGGGAACAAATCG is a genomic window containing:
- a CDS encoding LLM class F420-dependent oxidoreductase, which codes for MRIGLAINYAGGFKDVAAEVAELERAGLDIVFVPEAYSFDAVSALGYLAASTERLQLASGILQLYTRTPTLTAMTAAGLDYVSDGRFTLGLGASGPQVIEGFHGVPYDAPIARTREVIEICRQVWRRENVQYRGRHYTIPLPADQGTGLGKPLKIINRPVRERIPILVAALGPKNVELAAEIAEGWQPMFFLPEKAQQVWGQALAAGGAKRDPALGELDVFAGPVLAIGENVEPLREFVKPHLALYIGGMGAKGKNFYHALATKYGYGPEADRIQELYLAGDKDGAAKVVPDELARDVNLIGAPGFVKERVAAFREAGATTLNVAPIAATPAERVKLIGMLRELID